One part of the Glycine soja cultivar W05 chromosome 11, ASM419377v2, whole genome shotgun sequence genome encodes these proteins:
- the LOC114377091 gene encoding protein STRUBBELIG-RECEPTOR FAMILY 3-like isoform X2 produces MSNMKLELHVGIFVTCMVILSGTFCVGDTDMVDVAAINSLYVSLGSPPLQGWKPVGGDPCLELWQGVACVFSNITAIHLGGMNLGGQLGSNLNFPSVIELDLSNNHIEGPIPFTLPPTLRTLSLSANRLNGSIPDALSLLTQLSNLDLSNNNLSGQLPSSTGSLSSLTTLHLQNNQLSGTLYVLQDLPLQDLNIENNLFSGPIPPKLLTIPNFSKNGNPFNTTIIPSPPAAAPAPVAIGSSPQESPWKMAHGPSALTAPVPASTRKSVIAKSVIWIAGAGLLVFIVLGVCLVMLRCIKRRPEKKNAKKLDDVGVFAGPLNKPTCSDSDVETANQEEKGKCEVPNRSTNFIPKVQEEQDIYVKVVSATSEGNNGHESINTGGASKLSSLQPPPQHFLPTSPGEKVIINPAITTQVTERQVMSNSIRVYTVALLQQYTNSFSQENCIGEGTLGPVYRAELPDGKLLAVRKLDATASMGQSHEQFLQLVSSISKIQHANIARLVGYCAEHNQRLLVYEYCSNGTLHDALHGDGNHRIRLPWNARIQVALGAARALEYLHESFRPSIVHRNFRSANVLLSDNLEVCISDCGLGPLLSSGSTGQLSGRLLTAYGYSAPEFESGSYTQQSDVFSFGVVMLELLTGRKSYDKSLPRGEQFLVRWAVPQLHDIDALSKMVDPCLNGAYPMKSLSRFADIVSSCIQREPEFRPAMSEIVQDLLRMM; encoded by the exons ATGAGTAACATGAAGTTGGAGTTGCATGTTGGAATTTTTGTCACCTGCATGGTGATTCTCTCTGGGACTTTCTGTGTTGGAGATACTGACATGGTTGATG TTGCAGCAATAAATAGTCTTTATGTTTCTCTGGGGTCACCACCACTTCAAGGGTGGAAACCCGTGGGAGGAGATCCATGTTTGGAACTGTGGCAAGGTGTGGCTTGTGTCTTCTCCAACATAACTGCAAT ACACCTTGGAGGCATGAATTTGGGTGGACAGCTGGGCAGCAATTTGAATTTCCCATCAGTTATAGAATT GGATCTTAGCAACAACCACATTGAAGGGCCTATTCCATTTACTTTGCCCCCTACTCTGAGGACCTT gtCTCTCTCGGCAAATCGGTTGAATGGAAGCATTCCAGATGCTTTGTCCTTATTAACTCAATTGTCAAACTT GGACTTGTCAAATAACAACTTGAGTGGTCAGCTGCCTTCATCAACAGGGAGTTTATCATCTCTTACCACATT ACACTTGCAAAACAATCAACTTTCTGGGACCCTTTATGTTTTGCAAGACCTGCCTCTCCAAGATCT GAATATAGAGAACAATTTATTCTCAGGGCCAATTCCTCCAAAATTGCTGACTATCCCCAATTTCAG TAAAAATGGGAATCCCTTTAATACTACTATTATTCCATCACCTCCTGCTGCGGCCCCTGCACCTGTAGCTATAGGTTCATCCCCCCAAGAATCGCCTTGGAAAATGGCACATGGTCCTTCTGCCCTGACAGCACCAGTGCCTGCAAGTACTAGGAAGTCTGTTATAGCTAAGAGTGTCATTTGGATTGCTGGTGCAGGCCTTTTAGTATTTATTGTATTGGGAGTTTGTCTTGTAATGTTGAGGTGCATTAAGAGAAGGCCGGAGAAGAAAAATGCTAAGAAACTTGATGATGTGGGTGTGTTTGCGGGACCTTTGAATAAACCTACATGCAGTGACTCTGATGTTGAAACAGCTAATCAAGAGGAGAAAGGTAAATGTGAAGTACCAAATAGAAGTACAAATTTCATTCCAAAGGTTCAGGAAGAACAAGACATATATGTGAAAGTAGTATCTGCAACATCAGAAGGCAATAATGGTCATGAATCAATCAACACTGGAGGGGCTTCCAAACTTTCATCCTTACAGCCACCACCACAACACTTTCTCCCAACCAGTCCTGGTGAGAAGGTCATCATCAATCCTGCTATAACTACACAAGTAACTGAAAGACAAGTTATGTCAAATTCCATCAGAGTTTATACTGTTGCATTGCTTCAACAATATACAAATAGCTTTTCCCAAGAAAACTGTATTGGGGAAGGTACACTTGGGCCTGTTTATCGGGCTGAGCTCCCTGATGGAAAG CTATTGGCTGTGAGGAAATTGGATGCTACTGCTTCCATGGGTCAGAGTCATGAACAATTTCTTCAACTGGTGTCCAGCATTTCAAAAATTCAGCATGCAAATATTGCAAGGCTTGTGGGCTACTGTGCTGAGCATAACCAACGACTACTTGTATATGAATATTGCAGTAATGGAACCCTACATGATGCACTGCATGGGGATGGCAATCACCGTATCAGACTTCCATGGAATGCACGCATTCAGGTGGCACTTGGAGCTGCAAGAGCTTTAGA GTATCTGCATGAGAGCTTTCGGCCATCTATTGTGCATCGAAATTTTAGGTCTGCTAATGTTCTTCTGAGCGACAATTTGGAAGTGTGCATCTCTGATTGTGGATTAGGGCCATTACTATCTTCTGGCTCTACTGGTCAG TTATCAGGACGCCTCCTTACAGCTTATGGTTACAGTGCTCCAGAATTTGAGTCTGGAAGTTATACGCAGCAAAGTGATGTCTTCAGTTTTGGTGTCGTAATGCTAGAACTCCTCACTGGACGAAAATCCTATGACAA GTCACTGCCTCGTGGAGAGCAATTTTTGGTCAGATGGGCAGTCCCTCAACTCCATGACATTGATGCATTGTCAAAAATGGTTGACCCCTGCTTAAACGGAGCCTATCCTATGAAGTCCTTGTCACGTTTTGCAGATATTGTTTCTTCATGTATACAG cgTGAACCTGAATTCCGGCCGGCAATGTCAGAAATTGTTCAAGATCTCTTGAGAATGATGTAA
- the LOC114375159 gene encoding uncharacterized protein LOC114375159: protein MVREHNINSGWPPIGAPLLNVQRDEYDQHWSSFDSSVNAVSFGFVATAILVSMFLVMAIFERFLKPTSPPILPSGGRNRRRSSQMDFNGKLGHPSPKMSLYASWVSVLMPGDATPSFIAHPVPAPCCPERISWPSHQHSTLPYSTYNTMPSINHV from the exons ATGGTGAGAGAGCATAACATTAACAGTGGATGGCCACCAATAGGGGCCCCACTACTGAACGTGCAGAGAGATGAGTATGATCAGCATTGGAGCAGCTTCGATAGCTCTGTGAATGCTGTTTCTTTTGGCTTTGTTGCCACTGCCATTCTTGTTTCCATGTTCTTAGTCATGGCTATCTTTGAGAGGTTTCTCAAACCTACCTCGCCGCCCATTTTGCCGTCCGGCGGCAGGAACCGTCGCCGGAGCTCTCAGATGGACTTCAATGGGAAGCTTGGACACCCTTCACCGAAA ATGAGTTTGTATGCCAGCTGGGTTTCAGTTTTAATGCCTGGAGATGCGACTCCTTCTTTCATTGCTCACCCTGTGCCTGCACCATGTTGCCCTGAACGAATTTCATGGCCTTCACATCAACATAGCACATTACCATATTCCACTTACAACACCATGCCTAGTATCAACCACGTATAA
- the LOC114377092 gene encoding serine/arginine repetitive matrix protein 2-like — MGCCVSSTNRSHSSPSSKPFDRPRSTAKGSENRAPPPEEETVKEVLSETPKWKPKFEAEKPTESDAENEKEKLFVKPDEISEVSEVCSVSESLSTLAEEEARQRVNRSPAKVRKARSFSGEFGCRREMTAGKSPARRPEQSPGRRNIGSVRVVQMANGGTGSQPRRRDSGENSGRRSRSPGTRTDSVSTRSIVGRSPSKRRTPMNQSPARVRSCAAESGGRKMENSSMEGKWPSSANESLENPLVSLECFIFL, encoded by the coding sequence ATGGGTTGCTGCGTCAGTAGTACCAACAGATCTCATTCTTCACCCTCAAGCAAGCCTTTTGACCGACCAAGATCTACCGCGAAAGGTTCAGAAAACAGAGCACCGCCACCGGAGGAAGAAACGGTGAAGGAAGTGTTGTCTGAAACACCCAAATGGAAGCCAAAATTCGAAGCGGAGAAGCCAACAGAGAGCGATGCTGAGAACGAGAAGGAGAAGCTGTTCGTCAAACCCGATGAGATCTCTGAGGTTTCTGAAGTTTGCAGTGTAAGTGAGAGCCTGTCCACACTCGCCGAAGAAGAAGCACGTCAAAGGGTCAACAGATCTCCGGCAAAGGTGCGCAAAGCACGCTCCTTTTCCGGCGAGTTCGGCTGCCGGAGGGAAATGACGGCGGGGAAGTCTCCGGCGAGGAGGCCGGAGCAGTCTCCGGGAAGAAGGAATATTGGGTCGGTGAGAGTTGTTCAAATGGCCAATGGTGGAACCGGGAGCCAGCCTCGCCGGCGAGACTCCGGCGAGAATTCCGGCCGCCGATCCAGGTCGCCGGGCACCCGCACCGACAGCGTGTCAACTAGATCCATCGTGGGTCGGAGCCCGTCGAAGAGGAGGACGCCTATGAATCAATCACCAGCTCGGGTCAGAAGCTGCGCGGCGGAGAGCGGTGGCCGGAAAATGGAGAATTCGAGCATGGAGGGTAAATGGCCTTCATCAGCTAATGAGTCACTAGAAAACCCACTTGTGTCGTTGGAATGCTTCATATTTCTCTAG
- the LOC114377091 gene encoding protein STRUBBELIG-RECEPTOR FAMILY 3-like isoform X1, with protein sequence MSNMKLELHVGIFVTCMVILSGTFCVGDTDMVDVAAINSLYVSLGSPPLQGWKPVGGDPCLELWQGVACVFSNITAIHLGGMNLGGQLGSNLNFPSVIELDLSNNHIEGPIPFTLPPTLRTLSLSANRLNGSIPDALSLLTQLSNLDLSNNNLSGQLPSSTGSLSSLTTLHLQNNQLSGTLYVLQDLPLQDLNIENNLFSGPIPPKLLTIPNFSKNGNPFNTTIIPSPPAAAPAPVAIGSSPQESPWKMAHGPSALTAPVPASTRKSVIAKSVIWIAGAGLLVFIVLGVCLVMLRCIKRRPEKKNAKKLDDVGVFAGPLNKPTCSDSDVETANQEEKGKCEVPNRSTNFIPKVQEEQDIYVKVVSATSEGNNGHESINTGGASKLSSLQPPPQHFLPTSPGEKVIINPAITTQVTERQVMSNSIRVYTVALLQQYTNSFSQENCIGEGTLGPVYRAELPDGKLLAVRKLDATASMGQSHEQFLQLVSSISKIQHANIARLVGYCAEHNQRLLVYEYCSNGTLHDALHGDGNHRIRLPWNARIQVALGAARALEYLHESFRPSIVHRNFRSANVLLSDNLEVCISDCGLGPLLSSGSTGQLSGRLLTAYGYSAPEFESGSYTQQSDVFSFGVVMLELLTGRKSYDKSLPRGEQFLVRWAVPQLHDIDALSKMVDPCLNGAYPMKSLSRFADIVSSCIQREPEFRPAMSEIVQDLLRMM encoded by the exons ATGAGTAACATGAAGTTGGAGTTGCATGTTGGAATTTTTGTCACCTGCATGGTGATTCTCTCTGGGACTTTCTGTGTTGGAGATACTGACATGGTTGATG TTGCAGCAATAAATAGTCTTTATGTTTCTCTGGGGTCACCACCACTTCAAGGGTGGAAACCCGTGGGAGGAGATCCATGTTTGGAACTGTGGCAAGGTGTGGCTTGTGTCTTCTCCAACATAACTGCAAT ACACCTTGGAGGCATGAATTTGGGTGGACAGCTGGGCAGCAATTTGAATTTCCCATCAGTTATAGAATT GGATCTTAGCAACAACCACATTGAAGGGCCTATTCCATTTACTTTGCCCCCTACTCTGAGGACCTT gtCTCTCTCGGCAAATCGGTTGAATGGAAGCATTCCAGATGCTTTGTCCTTATTAACTCAATTGTCAAACTT GGACTTGTCAAATAACAACTTGAGTGGTCAGCTGCCTTCATCAACAGGGAGTTTATCATCTCTTACCACATT ACACTTGCAAAACAATCAACTTTCTGGGACCCTTTATGTTTTGCAAGACCTGCCTCTCCAAGATCT GAATATAGAGAACAATTTATTCTCAGGGCCAATTCCTCCAAAATTGCTGACTATCCCCAATTTCAG TAAAAATGGGAATCCCTTTAATACTACTATTATTCCATCACCTCCTGCTGCGGCCCCTGCACCTGTAGCTATAGGTTCATCCCCCCAAGAATCGCCTTGGAAAATGGCACATGGTCCTTCTGCCCTGACAGCACCAGTGCCTGCAAGTACTAGGAAGTCTGTTATAGCTAAGAGTGTCATTTGGATTGCTGGTGCAGGCCTTTTAGTATTTATTGTATTGGGAGTTTGTCTTGTAATGTTGAGGTGCATTAAGAGAAGGCCGGAGAAGAAAAATGCTAAGAAACTTGATGATGTGGGTGTGTTTGCGGGACCTTTGAATAAACCTACATGCAGTGACTCTGATGTTGAAACAGCTAATCAAGAGGAGAAAG GTAAATGTGAAGTACCAAATAGAAGTACAAATTTCATTCCAAAGGTTCAGGAAGAACAAGACATATATGTGAAAGTAGTATCTGCAACATCAGAAGGCAATAATGGTCATGAATCAATCAACACTGGAGGGGCTTCCAAACTTTCATCCTTACAGCCACCACCACAACACTTTCTCCCAACCAGTCCTGGTGAGAAGGTCATCATCAATCCTGCTATAACTACACAAGTAACTGAAAGACAAGTTATGTCAAATTCCATCAGAGTTTATACTGTTGCATTGCTTCAACAATATACAAATAGCTTTTCCCAAGAAAACTGTATTGGGGAAGGTACACTTGGGCCTGTTTATCGGGCTGAGCTCCCTGATGGAAAG CTATTGGCTGTGAGGAAATTGGATGCTACTGCTTCCATGGGTCAGAGTCATGAACAATTTCTTCAACTGGTGTCCAGCATTTCAAAAATTCAGCATGCAAATATTGCAAGGCTTGTGGGCTACTGTGCTGAGCATAACCAACGACTACTTGTATATGAATATTGCAGTAATGGAACCCTACATGATGCACTGCATGGGGATGGCAATCACCGTATCAGACTTCCATGGAATGCACGCATTCAGGTGGCACTTGGAGCTGCAAGAGCTTTAGA GTATCTGCATGAGAGCTTTCGGCCATCTATTGTGCATCGAAATTTTAGGTCTGCTAATGTTCTTCTGAGCGACAATTTGGAAGTGTGCATCTCTGATTGTGGATTAGGGCCATTACTATCTTCTGGCTCTACTGGTCAG TTATCAGGACGCCTCCTTACAGCTTATGGTTACAGTGCTCCAGAATTTGAGTCTGGAAGTTATACGCAGCAAAGTGATGTCTTCAGTTTTGGTGTCGTAATGCTAGAACTCCTCACTGGACGAAAATCCTATGACAA GTCACTGCCTCGTGGAGAGCAATTTTTGGTCAGATGGGCAGTCCCTCAACTCCATGACATTGATGCATTGTCAAAAATGGTTGACCCCTGCTTAAACGGAGCCTATCCTATGAAGTCCTTGTCACGTTTTGCAGATATTGTTTCTTCATGTATACAG cgTGAACCTGAATTCCGGCCGGCAATGTCAGAAATTGTTCAAGATCTCTTGAGAATGATGTAA